The Gimibacter soli genome includes a region encoding these proteins:
- a CDS encoding enoyl-CoA hydratase gives MSFKTILLDHQEGVGLITLNRPEALNALNAELLSELGKALLSLEANEEIGAIVITGSEKAFAAGADIKEMAELEFADVLAEDKFAEINAVFAKVRKPVIAAVAGYALGGGCEIAMACDFIVAGENAKFGQPEIKLGVIPGIGGTQRLTRVIGKSKAMDMMLTGRMMDATEAERAGLVSRIFPAEDLIEKALEIAAGIAALSRPSVALAKEATNRALEVSLSEGLLFERRVFHSLFATEDQKEGMNAFAEKRQPQFKNR, from the coding sequence ATGTCCTTCAAGACCATTCTGCTCGACCACCAGGAAGGTGTCGGGCTTATCACCCTCAACCGCCCCGAAGCGCTCAATGCGCTGAACGCGGAGCTCCTGTCCGAACTCGGCAAGGCGCTCCTGTCGCTGGAGGCGAATGAGGAAATCGGCGCCATCGTCATCACGGGCAGCGAGAAAGCTTTCGCCGCCGGCGCCGATATCAAGGAAATGGCCGAGCTCGAATTCGCCGACGTGCTGGCCGAAGACAAGTTCGCCGAGATCAATGCGGTGTTCGCGAAAGTCCGGAAGCCGGTCATCGCGGCGGTCGCGGGCTACGCGCTTGGCGGCGGCTGCGAGATCGCCATGGCGTGTGATTTCATCGTGGCGGGCGAGAATGCGAAATTCGGCCAGCCGGAAATCAAGCTTGGCGTTATTCCCGGCATCGGCGGCACCCAGCGCCTGACCCGGGTCATCGGCAAGTCGAAGGCGATGGACATGATGCTGACCGGCCGCATGATGGATGCAACGGAAGCCGAACGCGCAGGCCTTGTCAGCCGTATCTTCCCGGCCGAGGACCTGATCGAAAAGGCGCTCGAGATCGCAGCGGGAATCGCTGCCCTGTCGCGCCCCTCGGTGGCACTTGCCAAGGAAGCCACCAACCGTGCGCTCGAAGTCAGCCTCTCGGAAGGCCTTCTTTTCGAACGCCGGGTGTTCCATTCGCTTTTCGCGACGGAAGACCAGAAGGAAGGCATGAATGCCTTTGCCGAGAAGCGCCAGCCGCAGTTCAAGAACCGCTGA
- the ubiE gene encoding bifunctional demethylmenaquinone methyltransferase/2-methoxy-6-polyprenyl-1,4-benzoquinol methylase UbiE, with the protein MSRTDQTAQGSAGTTHFGFRTVAEGDKAGLVRAVFDSVADDYDRMNDAMSFGVHRLWKDSLMDSMRPRPGMKLLDVAGGTGDIAFRFLEGAPNTEVTVCDINAEMLRVGKKRAEERGFADRSAFVCGDAQKLPIPDRSMDAYTIAFGIRNVTRIQDALDEAYRVLKPGGRFFCLEFSPAVVPMLKGAYDAYSFHLIPWMGEKIAGDRDSYQYLVESIRRFPEPETFASMIAKAGFGRVKYRTMSAGVVALHSGWRL; encoded by the coding sequence ATGTCAAGGACGGATCAGACAGCACAAGGCAGCGCCGGGACCACCCATTTCGGGTTCCGCACCGTGGCCGAAGGCGACAAGGCGGGCCTTGTCCGCGCCGTGTTCGATTCGGTCGCTGACGATTATGACCGCATGAACGATGCCATGAGCTTCGGTGTCCACCGGCTGTGGAAAGACAGCCTGATGGACAGCATGCGCCCGCGACCCGGCATGAAGCTTCTGGATGTGGCGGGCGGCACCGGCGATATCGCCTTCCGTTTCCTTGAAGGGGCGCCGAACACCGAAGTTACCGTCTGCGATATCAATGCCGAGATGCTGCGCGTGGGCAAAAAACGCGCCGAGGAGCGCGGCTTTGCCGACCGTTCGGCCTTCGTGTGCGGTGACGCGCAGAAGCTGCCGATCCCGGATCGTTCGATGGACGCCTACACCATCGCCTTCGGCATCCGGAACGTGACCCGCATCCAGGATGCGCTCGATGAAGCCTACCGCGTGCTGAAACCCGGTGGCCGCTTTTTCTGCCTTGAATTCAGCCCGGCGGTCGTGCCGATGCTGAAAGGCGCCTATGACGCCTACAGTTTCCACCTCATCCCCTGGATGGGCGAAAAGATCGCCGGCGACCGCGACAGCTACCAGTATCTGGTGGAAAGCATCCGCCGTTTCCCGGAGCCCGAGACATTCGCCTCCATGATCGCCAAGGCGGGCTTCGGCCGGGTGAAATACCGCACCATGTCGGCAGGCGTGGTGGCGCTTCACAGCGGCTGGCGGCTCTGA
- a CDS encoding prephenate dehydratase: MSPTATDPSNTIAFQGELGAYSHMAATAKFPDMAALPCPSFDDALEAVKKGKAQLAMIPIENSTAGRVADIHMLLPGSGLYIIDEHFEPIRHCLLALKESTDADLKAVISHVQALGQCRNAIRDRGLTSMPFYDTAGAAKEISERGDKSVAAVASQLAAEVYGLRVVKADLQDQGHNTTRFVVLSRSPLANPDFSVPMMTSFTFEVRNIPAALYKALGGFATNNVNMTKLESYYESDSFTASEFYADIEGHEGMANVSRAMEELRFHTKRVRLLGTYPQARLRTVG, encoded by the coding sequence ATGAGCCCGACTGCCACCGATCCATCGAACACAATCGCCTTCCAGGGCGAGCTTGGCGCCTATTCGCACATGGCAGCGACGGCCAAGTTTCCGGACATGGCCGCTCTGCCGTGCCCGAGCTTCGATGACGCGCTTGAGGCAGTGAAGAAGGGCAAGGCGCAACTTGCCATGATCCCGATCGAAAATTCGACCGCGGGCCGGGTTGCCGATATCCATATGCTGCTGCCGGGTTCGGGCCTTTATATTATCGACGAGCATTTCGAGCCGATCCGCCACTGCCTTCTGGCCCTGAAGGAATCGACCGATGCCGACCTCAAGGCTGTGATCAGCCACGTGCAGGCGCTCGGCCAGTGTCGCAACGCGATCCGCGACCGCGGGCTGACCTCGATGCCTTTCTATGATACCGCCGGGGCCGCCAAGGAAATCTCCGAGCGCGGCGACAAGTCGGTCGCGGCGGTTGCCAGCCAGCTGGCGGCAGAGGTTTATGGCCTGCGCGTCGTGAAAGCCGACCTGCAGGACCAGGGGCATAACACCACGCGCTTCGTGGTGCTGTCGCGCAGCCCGCTTGCCAACCCCGATTTCAGCGTGCCGATGATGACAAGCTTCACCTTCGAGGTGCGCAACATCCCCGCCGCGCTTTACAAGGCGCTCGGCGGCTTCGCGACCAACAATGTGAACATGACCAAGCTTGAAAGCTATTACGAATCGGACAGCTTCACCGCGAGCGAGTTTTATGCCGATATCGAAGGCCACGAAGGCATGGCAAATGTTTCCCGCGCGATGGAGGAACTGCGTTTCCACACCAAGCGTGTGCGGCTTCTCGGCACCTATCCGCAGGCGCGGCTCCGCACCGTCGGCTAG
- a CDS encoding MarR family transcriptional regulator, which yields MSEKTNPKMLRLWREAMLADVRDRKPDLTMRQMSVLLSVYMTEPPHTVRGLAAEHNVTKPVITRALDTLSRLGLAKRKRDDADKRSVLVQRTVKGAVFLSELSDRLVQAERELDEQDAAEAAVSEGKSDQ from the coding sequence ATGAGCGAAAAAACGAACCCGAAGATGCTGCGGTTGTGGCGCGAGGCGATGCTCGCCGATGTGCGCGACCGCAAGCCGGACCTGACGATGCGTCAGATGTCTGTCCTTCTCAGTGTCTATATGACCGAGCCGCCCCATACGGTGCGGGGTCTTGCCGCAGAACATAATGTGACGAAGCCGGTGATCACCCGCGCGCTCGATACACTGTCCCGCCTTGGCCTCGCCAAGCGCAAGCGCGATGACGCCGACAAGCGTAGCGTGCTGGTGCAGCGCACGGTGAAGGGCGCGGTGTTCCTGAGCGAGCTTTCGGACCGGCTGGTGCAGGCCGAGCGTGAACTGGACGAGCAAGACGCCGCAGAAGCAGCAGTGTCGGAGGGCAAGTCCGACCAATGA
- the ubiB gene encoding 2-polyprenylphenol 6-hydroxylase: MIASLRHLFRLYGLAVGLRRYGALRALAQIETVPPAAPGLLRALTFFIPRRRGLPDAAGERLALALAAMGPTYIKIGQTLATRPDLVGRPLAEGLATLQDSLPPFPFKAARATIEAELGGKLEDHFSAFEETPVAAASIAQVHKAITKDGRTVAVKVLRPGIEARFSKDLALFSWLAGIAEANVPKATRLRPVAVVAKLKETVLREMDLRLEASAAAELADNMAGEDGYRVPQIDWDRTSRSVMTQEWADGIRLGDRDALVAAGHDLEALSARIAQIFLRQAMHDGYFHADLHQGNLIVEPHGGIVAVDFGIMGRLSKHDRRFLAEILYGFIARDYRRVAEVHFDAGYVPANQSVEEFTQALRAIADPIMDLPVEKISAGKLLAQLFATTERFSMQTQPQLLLLQRSMVMAEGIAMHLNPQVNMWQVSKPVLEGWMRDNLSPEARIADFLKSLPRLMERLPDRIDRLLAEKQATAPTVIVKHESRLGAFALGLLAGAILLKLLLL; encoded by the coding sequence ATGATCGCGAGCCTTCGTCACCTGTTCCGGCTTTATGGTCTGGCTGTCGGCCTGCGCCGCTACGGCGCGCTTCGCGCACTCGCGCAGATCGAAACCGTGCCGCCCGCAGCGCCGGGGCTTCTGCGTGCCCTCACCTTCTTCATTCCGCGTCGCCGCGGCCTGCCGGATGCGGCAGGCGAACGACTGGCGCTGGCACTGGCCGCCATGGGGCCGACCTATATCAAGATCGGCCAGACGCTGGCGACCCGGCCCGATCTTGTCGGTCGGCCACTTGCCGAAGGGCTCGCTACCCTGCAGGACAGCCTGCCGCCGTTCCCCTTCAAAGCCGCCCGCGCCACCATCGAGGCCGAGCTTGGCGGCAAATTGGAAGACCATTTCTCGGCCTTCGAGGAAACACCCGTTGCCGCCGCCTCCATCGCGCAGGTCCACAAGGCTATCACCAAGGATGGCCGCACGGTTGCGGTGAAAGTGCTGCGCCCCGGCATCGAGGCGCGCTTCTCGAAGGATCTTGCCCTTTTCTCGTGGCTTGCCGGGATCGCCGAGGCCAATGTGCCCAAGGCCACCCGCCTGCGCCCGGTCGCGGTCGTCGCCAAGCTGAAAGAAACCGTGCTGCGCGAGATGGACCTTAGGCTTGAGGCTTCGGCTGCGGCCGAGCTTGCCGACAATATGGCAGGCGAAGACGGGTACCGCGTGCCGCAGATCGACTGGGACCGCACGTCGAGAAGCGTGATGACGCAGGAATGGGCCGATGGTATCCGCCTTGGCGACCGCGACGCGCTCGTCGCTGCCGGACACGACCTTGAGGCCCTGTCCGCCCGCATCGCGCAGATCTTTCTGCGGCAGGCCATGCATGACGGTTATTTCCATGCCGATCTCCATCAGGGCAACCTGATCGTGGAGCCGCACGGCGGCATCGTTGCTGTCGATTTCGGCATCATGGGACGGCTTTCCAAACATGACCGGCGATTCCTGGCTGAAATCCTTTATGGCTTTATCGCGCGGGACTATCGCCGCGTGGCCGAGGTGCATTTCGACGCGGGCTATGTGCCCGCTAACCAGTCGGTCGAGGAGTTTACGCAAGCCCTGCGCGCCATCGCCGATCCGATCATGGACCTGCCGGTGGAAAAGATTTCTGCGGGCAAGCTTCTCGCTCAACTTTTCGCGACGACCGAGCGTTTCTCGATGCAGACCCAGCCACAGCTTCTCTTGTTGCAGCGGTCGATGGTGATGGCCGAAGGCATCGCCATGCATCTCAATCCGCAGGTCAATATGTGGCAGGTCTCGAAGCCGGTCCTTGAAGGCTGGATGCGCGATAACCTGTCGCCCGAGGCCCGCATCGCCGATTTCCTGAAAAGCCTGCCGCGCCTCATGGAGCGCCTGCCCGACCGGATCGACCGGCTGCTCGCCGAAAAGCAGGCAACTGCCCCGACCGTGATCGTGAAGCATGAAAGCCGCCTCGGCGCCTTCGCACTCGGCCTGTTGGCCGGTGCCATCCTGTTGAAACTTCTCCTTCTATAA
- the dut gene encoding dUTP diphosphatase produces MTDTLSIHVTRLPHGQNLPLPKYETEQSAGMDLMAAIDAPIELKPLARTLVPTGLAMALPKGYEAQVRPRSGLAAKNGVSVLNSPGTIDADYRGEVKVILVNLSDTPFTIEPGMRVAQMVIAPVTQGHWVEVDTLDETARGAGGFGSTGTR; encoded by the coding sequence ATGACCGACACGCTTTCGATCCATGTCACCCGCCTGCCCCACGGCCAGAACCTGCCGCTGCCGAAGTATGAAACTGAGCAGAGTGCGGGGATGGACCTGATGGCCGCGATCGATGCGCCCATTGAGCTGAAGCCGCTTGCCCGCACGCTTGTCCCCACCGGCCTCGCCATGGCACTGCCAAAGGGATACGAAGCCCAGGTCCGTCCGCGTTCGGGCCTTGCCGCCAAGAACGGCGTTTCGGTCCTCAATTCGCCGGGCACCATCGATGCCGACTATCGCGGCGAAGTGAAGGTGATCCTTGTGAACCTTTCCGACACGCCCTTCACCATCGAGCCCGGCATGCGGGTCGCCCAGATGGTGATTGCGCCCGTAACACAAGGCCACTGGGTCGAGGTCGACACCCTGGATGAAACCGCGCGCGGTGCAGGCGGCTTCGGCTCCACCGGTACGCGCTGA
- the mutM gene encoding bifunctional DNA-formamidopyrimidine glycosylase/DNA-(apurinic or apyrimidinic site) lyase has translation MPELPEVETVTRGLAPVLVGRTLARVEAHAPTLRLPVPADFAARLTGRQVRGLSRRSKYMLMEMDDGLVMIWHLGMSGRVQIMADAGAPPRAKHDHIIFVTDAGYRVVFNDARRFGLVAFTDVNMAASHPLLARIGPEPLGNGFDADILSAGLKGRSGPIKTALLDQTLVAGLGNIYVCESLWRAGISPRRTASTVAGKRAERLVPHIRDVLNEAIAAGGSTLKDHAQVDGELGYFQHRFEAYGREGEACRTAGCGGTIHRITQAGRSTFFCPSCQR, from the coding sequence ATGCCGGAACTTCCCGAAGTCGAAACCGTCACGCGGGGCCTTGCCCCCGTCCTTGTCGGTCGCACGCTCGCCCGGGTGGAGGCGCATGCGCCTACCTTGCGCCTGCCGGTGCCCGCTGATTTTGCTGCGCGCCTGACGGGGCGGCAGGTGAGAGGGCTTTCCCGGCGCAGCAAATATATGCTGATGGAGATGGATGACGGCCTTGTGATGATTTGGCACCTCGGCATGTCGGGCCGCGTGCAGATCATGGCGGATGCGGGTGCCCCGCCGCGCGCAAAGCATGACCATATCATCTTTGTCACCGACGCCGGCTACCGGGTCGTCTTCAACGATGCCCGGCGATTCGGCCTTGTGGCCTTCACTGATGTGAATATGGCGGCCAGTCACCCGCTTCTCGCCCGGATCGGGCCGGAACCCTTGGGGAATGGCTTTGATGCCGATATCCTGTCGGCAGGCCTCAAGGGGCGCTCGGGGCCGATCAAGACGGCGCTTCTGGATCAGACGCTTGTGGCGGGGCTTGGCAATATTTATGTCTGCGAATCGCTCTGGCGGGCCGGGATCAGTCCGCGCCGCACGGCATCCACGGTCGCCGGCAAGCGGGCCGAACGGCTGGTGCCCCATATAAGAGACGTGCTGAACGAGGCGATTGCCGCCGGCGGATCGACCCTCAAGGACCATGCACAGGTTGACGGGGAGCTCGGCTACTTCCAACATAGGTTCGAAGCCTATGGCCGCGAGGGCGAGGCATGCCGGACAGCAGGCTGCGGCGGTACGATCCACCGTATCACGCAGGCCGGCCGGTCCACCTTCTTCTGCCCTTCGTGCCAGCGCTGA
- a CDS encoding HesA/MoeB/ThiF family protein: MKPRAVQAASAPPVRADIMDFTDEQLERYARHIVLKEVGGEGQKALLKARVLVIGAGGLGSPLLLYLAAAGVGTIGIVDDDRVALSNLQRQIVYGSDDLAQRKVDAARDRLQALNPDVKIERHVLRLDETNARDIVKNYDLVADGSDNFATRLTVNDACVALGKTLVSAAIASYDGQIATFKPHAGKGLPCYRCFVPDLPGEDADRTCADTGILGAVAGVVGSLQALEVIKEITGIGDSLAGKLMIFDGLSMRTRLISLPKEPDCPVCRKVTEQ; the protein is encoded by the coding sequence ATGAAACCGCGCGCGGTGCAGGCGGCTTCGGCTCCACCGGTACGCGCTGACATCATGGATTTCACTGACGAGCAGCTGGAGCGCTACGCCCGCCATATCGTCCTCAAGGAGGTCGGCGGCGAAGGGCAGAAAGCGCTCCTGAAGGCACGTGTACTGGTGATCGGTGCAGGCGGCCTTGGCTCGCCGCTTCTCCTCTATCTCGCCGCTGCTGGCGTCGGCACCATCGGTATTGTCGACGATGACCGGGTGGCGCTGTCGAACCTGCAGCGCCAGATCGTTTATGGCAGTGACGATCTTGCCCAGCGCAAGGTGGATGCCGCGCGCGACCGGCTGCAGGCGCTCAATCCTGATGTGAAAATCGAACGCCACGTCCTGCGGCTCGATGAAACGAACGCCCGCGACATCGTGAAGAACTATGATCTCGTCGCCGACGGGTCGGACAATTTCGCCACGCGCCTGACGGTCAACGACGCCTGCGTGGCGCTCGGCAAGACGCTCGTTTCCGCCGCCATCGCCAGCTACGACGGCCAGATCGCGACCTTCAAGCCGCACGCCGGCAAGGGCCTGCCCTGCTACCGCTGTTTCGTGCCCGACCTGCCGGGCGAGGACGCCGACCGTACCTGCGCTGATACCGGCATCCTTGGCGCGGTGGCCGGTGTTGTCGGCAGCCTGCAGGCCTTGGAAGTGATCAAGGAAATCACCGGGATCGGCGACAGCCTTGCCGGCAAGCTGATGATTTTCGACGGGCTTTCGATGCGCACACGGCTGATCAGCCTGCCGAAAGAACCCGATTGCCCGGTCTGCCGCAAGGTGACCGAGCAATGA
- a CDS encoding c-type cytochrome: MDSFEWNKVFASVIAGALVIMVISTVSESIFHKEHAEKPAFTIEVADADAGADEAAAEEGPSLAVLLQTADPAKGERQFAKCKACHTVDQGGKNGTGPNLYGLIGRAIGGHEGFKYSSAVAGHGGEWTYELLDHWLASPKNTIPGNSMSFAGIGKADQRADLIAFLRQHADAPADLPVVEEAPAEEAPATEEAPAEEAPAEEAATAATGS, from the coding sequence GTGGATTCCTTCGAGTGGAATAAAGTCTTCGCGTCGGTTATTGCCGGTGCGCTTGTCATCATGGTGATCAGCACGGTTTCCGAGTCGATCTTCCATAAAGAACATGCCGAAAAGCCGGCCTTCACGATTGAAGTTGCCGATGCTGATGCCGGTGCGGATGAAGCTGCGGCCGAAGAAGGCCCGTCGCTTGCCGTGCTGCTGCAAACCGCCGACCCGGCCAAAGGCGAGCGTCAGTTTGCCAAGTGCAAGGCCTGCCACACCGTCGATCAAGGCGGCAAGAACGGCACCGGCCCGAACCTTTACGGCCTGATCGGCCGTGCCATCGGCGGCCATGAAGGCTTCAAATATTCGTCGGCTGTTGCAGGCCATGGCGGTGAATGGACCTACGAGCTTCTGGACCACTGGCTTGCCAGCCCGAAAAACACCATTCCGGGCAACTCGATGTCCTTCGCCGGTATCGGCAAGGCCGACCAGCGCGCCGACCTGATCGCTTTCCTGCGCCAGCATGCTGACGCCCCGGCTGACCTGCCGGTTGTCGAGGAAGCCCCCGCTGAAGAAGCCCCGGCCACTGAGGAAGCTCCCGCTGAGGAAGCTCCGGCCGAGGAAGCCGCGACGGCAGCCACCGGCTCCTGA
- a CDS encoding C40 family peptidase → MNRADLWTIDRFPPLLDPKERVKTDNRLDPAVSVDAHCRLPWAALKATPDDGARAVSEILYGEPVAILDQAGGWVKVVNLMDAYVGWAQASGFERIGGLVASHRVTAGITHLYSDPDLKAEPVMPLPMGALVSLADDVPRQRFLPLSHGGWIFSGHVASLCAVPALDFTTIAERFIGTPYLWGGRTFMGLDCSGLVQLAMAAVGKRVHRDSDLQRESIGTPLADGEAPSRGDLAFFPGHVGVMVDETRMIHANATHMAVTINRVSEVADWLTAEGKNPAFLGYRRP, encoded by the coding sequence ATGAACCGTGCCGACCTCTGGACAATCGACCGTTTCCCGCCGCTCCTTGATCCCAAGGAGCGGGTGAAAACCGACAACCGGCTCGATCCGGCTGTCAGTGTCGATGCCCATTGCCGCCTGCCTTGGGCAGCCCTGAAGGCAACGCCCGATGACGGCGCCCGCGCGGTGAGCGAAATCCTTTACGGCGAGCCGGTCGCGATCCTCGATCAGGCCGGCGGCTGGGTGAAGGTCGTCAATCTGATGGATGCCTATGTCGGCTGGGCGCAGGCGAGCGGCTTTGAACGCATCGGCGGGCTGGTGGCTTCGCACCGCGTCACCGCCGGTATCACCCATCTTTACAGCGACCCGGACCTGAAGGCCGAACCCGTGATGCCGCTGCCGATGGGGGCGCTTGTGTCGCTCGCGGACGATGTACCGCGCCAGCGTTTCCTGCCGCTCAGCCACGGGGGCTGGATCTTCTCGGGCCATGTGGCGTCGCTCTGTGCGGTGCCGGCGCTCGATTTTACCACGATTGCCGAGCGCTTCATCGGCACGCCCTATCTGTGGGGGGGGCGCACCTTCATGGGGCTTGATTGCAGCGGGCTTGTGCAGCTCGCCATGGCGGCGGTGGGCAAGCGCGTTCACCGCGACAGCGACCTGCAGCGCGAAAGCATCGGCACCCCGCTCGCCGACGGGGAGGCGCCCTCACGCGGTGATCTCGCCTTCTTCCCCGGCCATGTGGGGGTGATGGTGGATGAAACCCGGATGATCCACGCAAACGCCACCCATATGGCGGTCACGATCAACCGGGTGTCGGAAGTCGCCGACTGGCTGACCGCCGAGGGCAAGAACCCCGCCTTCCTCGGCTATCGTCGCCCCTGA
- a CDS encoding DsrE family protein: MSAQRPSRRPMTLMVISPFAERIHMALMTGATGAAMGLPVTFFFSKGAVHALKKGGWETLKTSDGRTVPDMDKAQDKKGLADFSVLIDALAALEVRFVACENAMTEEELTVDELITRPAIELSGLADIIEKGHGGDWLTF, from the coding sequence ATGAGCGCGCAGCGACCGAGCCGCCGCCCGATGACCCTGATGGTCATCAGCCCCTTTGCCGAACGCATCCATATGGCCCTGATGACCGGCGCCACCGGGGCCGCGATGGGCCTGCCCGTCACCTTCTTCTTTTCGAAAGGCGCGGTTCACGCGCTGAAAAAGGGCGGCTGGGAAACCCTAAAAACCAGCGACGGCCGCACGGTGCCGGATATGGACAAGGCGCAGGACAAGAAGGGGCTGGCGGATTTCTCGGTCCTGATCGACGCCCTTGCCGCCCTCGAGGTCCGCTTCGTGGCCTGTGAAAACGCCATGACGGAAGAAGAGCTGACGGTCGACGAGCTGATCACCCGCCCGGCCATAGAGCTTTCCGGCCTTGCCGACATCATCGAAAAAGGCCATGGCGGCGACTGGCTGACCTTCTGA
- the rpsT gene encoding 30S ribosomal protein S20: MANSLQAKKRIRTNARRAEINKARVSRIRTFVRKVEEAIATGNKDAANVALKAAEPEIMRGVTKGVSHQKTASRKVSRLSARIKAMA, from the coding sequence ATGGCCAATTCGCTGCAAGCCAAGAAACGCATTCGCACCAACGCCCGCCGCGCCGAGATCAACAAGGCACGCGTCAGCCGTATCCGCACCTTCGTCCGCAAGGTTGAAGAAGCCATCGCGACCGGCAACAAAGACGCCGCAAACGTTGCTCTGAAAGCTGCCGAGCCGGAAATCATGCGCGGTGTGACCAAAGGCGTTTCGCACCAGAAGACGGCGTCGCGCAAGGTTTCGCGTCTGTCGGCTCGCATCAAGGCAATGGCCTGA
- a CDS encoding GNAT family N-acetyltransferase: protein MKVMELSGNQARDRAKELAFVLYDCVAGGASVSFMAPFPAKDAYAFWLSVAEGITRGERHLLVAEVDDQIVGTVQLVVNTPPNQPHRADVAKMLVHRSARGKGVGAALLQRVEATALALGRTLLVLDTVTGSPADRLYRRHGWQEVGVIPDYALLPEGGLVSTTVFYKKLG from the coding sequence ATGAAGGTGATGGAGCTGAGCGGCAATCAGGCGCGGGACCGTGCGAAAGAACTGGCCTTCGTGCTGTATGACTGCGTGGCCGGCGGGGCATCCGTCAGCTTCATGGCGCCCTTTCCGGCAAAAGACGCCTATGCCTTCTGGCTTTCAGTGGCAGAAGGCATAACGCGTGGTGAACGCCACCTTCTGGTCGCCGAAGTCGATGACCAGATCGTCGGCACCGTGCAGCTGGTGGTGAATACCCCGCCCAACCAGCCACATCGGGCCGACGTTGCCAAAATGCTGGTGCACCGGTCAGCGCGCGGCAAAGGCGTGGGCGCGGCCCTCCTGCAAAGGGTCGAGGCAACGGCCCTCGCGCTTGGCCGGACCCTTCTGGTGCTGGATACGGTCACAGGCAGCCCGGCGGACCGGCTGTATCGCCGGCACGGCTGGCAGGAAGTCGGCGTTATCCCCGATTATGCCCTGCTGCCTGAAGGCGGACTTGTCTCGACCACTGTTTTCTACAAGAAACTTGGCTGA
- the coaBC gene encoding bifunctional phosphopantothenoylcysteine decarboxylase/phosphopantothenate--cysteine ligase CoaBC has translation MTENQAMTLQGKSILLIIGGGVAAYKALDLSRRLMERGARVRGVLTDGGQQFITPLSVASLTGEPCYTDLFSLKDEAEMGHIRLSREADLVLIAPATADLMAKMANGLASDLASTILLATDKPVMVAPAMNAQMWAHPATRRNIATLKGDGVTFIEPGDGILACGEVGPGRLAEVMDMVTAVEAHFGKSPARPLKGRRVIVTAGPTHEPIDPVRYIANRSSGRQGFAVAGALAKLGAEVTLVSGPTHLATPDGVSRVDVETAWQMQAAVRKALPADIAVCVAAVADWRVEGEGAQKIKKTKAGIPALNLVENPDILAGLSSMKEGRPALIVGFAAETEQVIDFARAKRDRKGCDWIVANDVSAAGGAMGGADNQIHLITREGEENWPRLPKEQVADRLAHRIASHFGV, from the coding sequence ATGACGGAAAATCAGGCCATGACCCTTCAGGGGAAAAGCATCCTTCTTATCATCGGGGGCGGTGTTGCCGCCTACAAGGCGCTGGACCTTTCCCGCCGCCTGATGGAACGGGGGGCGCGTGTGCGCGGGGTGCTGACAGACGGCGGCCAGCAGTTCATCACGCCGCTTTCGGTTGCAAGCCTGACGGGCGAGCCCTGCTATACCGATCTTTTCAGCCTGAAGGATGAGGCCGAGATGGGCCATATCCGCCTGTCGCGCGAGGCGGACCTTGTGCTGATCGCACCGGCAACCGCCGACCTGATGGCCAAGATGGCAAACGGCCTCGCGAGCGATCTGGCCTCGACCATTCTTCTCGCCACCGACAAGCCGGTGATGGTGGCCCCCGCGATGAATGCCCAGATGTGGGCGCATCCGGCCACCCGCCGCAATATCGCCACCCTCAAGGGTGATGGCGTCACCTTCATTGAGCCCGGCGACGGCATCCTCGCCTGCGGTGAGGTCGGCCCCGGCCGGCTCGCTGAAGTGATGGATATGGTGACCGCCGTAGAAGCCCATTTCGGCAAAAGTCCTGCCCGTCCGCTCAAGGGCCGCCGCGTTATCGTAACCGCCGGGCCGACGCATGAGCCCATCGATCCGGTACGCTATATCGCCAACCGCTCGTCGGGCCGTCAGGGCTTTGCGGTGGCCGGTGCGCTTGCCAAGCTCGGCGCCGAGGTCACGCTTGTCTCCGGCCCCACCCATCTCGCCACCCCGGATGGGGTTTCCCGTGTGGATGTGGAAACCGCATGGCAGATGCAGGCGGCGGTCCGCAAGGCGCTGCCCGCCGATATCGCCGTGTGTGTGGCCGCCGTTGCCGACTGGCGGGTCGAGGGCGAAGGCGCCCAGAAGATCAAGAAGACAAAGGCCGGTATCCCGGCGCTCAATCTGGTTGAAAACCCGGACATCCTCGCCGGGCTTTCCTCGATGAAGGAAGGCCGCCCGGCGCTGATCGTCGGCTTCGCCGCCGAGACCGAACAGGTGATCGATTTCGCCCGTGCCAAGCGCGACCGCAAGGGCTGCGACTGGATCGTGGCGAATGATGTGTCCGCCGCCGGCGGCGCCATGGGCGGGGCCGACAACCAGATCCATCTCATCACACGGGAAGGCGAGGAAAACTGGCCGCGCCTCCCGAAGGAACAGGTCGCGGACCGGCTTGCCCACCGCATTGCCAGCCATTTCGGAGTTTGA